One Triticum dicoccoides isolate Atlit2015 ecotype Zavitan chromosome 4B, WEW_v2.0, whole genome shotgun sequence genomic window carries:
- the LOC119292040 gene encoding MADS-box transcription factor 50-like has product MVRGKTQMKRIENPTSRQVTFSKRRGGLLKKAFELSVLCDAEVALVVFSPRGRLYEFTSSSMKNTIERYKTVTKDNMSRQTVQQDMEKIKADAEGLSKKLDALEACKSKLLGQNLEECSIEELQSLEVKIEKSLLGIRAMKTRRFEEQLSTLRQKEMTLRQHNEELYSQCQKEQHLASEAAAPPAPATLAALPAPVTLEEQGQQMVDVETDLFLGLPGTGRS; this is encoded by the exons ATGGTGCGGGGGAAGACGCAGATGAAGCGGATAGAGAACCCGACGAGCCGGCAGGTGACCTTCTCCAAGCGCCGCGGCGGCCTGCTCAAGAAGGCCTTCGAGCTCTCCGTCCTCTGCGACGCCGAGGTCGCCCTCGTCGTCTTCTCCCCCCGCGGCAGGCTCTACGAATTCACCAGCTCCAG CATGAAGAACACAATTGAACGTTATAAGACAGTCACAAAGGATAATATGAGCAGACAGACGGTACAGCAAGATATGGAG AAAATAAAAGCTGATGCTGAGGGCTTGTCAAAGAAGCTTGATGCTCTTGAAGCTTGCAAAAG CAAACTTTTGGGTCAAAATTTGGAAGAATGCTCTATTGAAGAACTGCAAAGCTTAGAGGTCAAAATTGAAAAAAGCCTTCTAGGCATCAGGGCAatgaag ACTCGGCGGTTTGAAGAGCAGCTCTCTACGTTGAGGCAGAAG GAGATGACGTTGCGGCAGCACAATGAAGAACTATATAGCCAG TGCCAGAAGGAACAGCACCTTGCGTCGGAGGCGGCGGCGCCCCCTGCTCCGGCGACCTTggcggcgctccctgctccagtgaCCCTGGAGGAGCAGGGCCAGCAGATGGTGGATGTGGAGACGGATCTATTTCTTGGACTGCCCGGCACCGGCCGCTCCTGA
- the LOC119292041 gene encoding MADS-box transcription factor 50-like isoform X1, producing the protein MKNTIERYKTVTKDNMSRQTVQQDMEKIKADAEGLSKKLDALEACKSKLLGQNLEECSIEELQSLEVKIEKSLLGIRAMKTRRFEEQLSTLRQKEMTLRQHNEELYSQCQKEQHLASEAAAPPAPATLAALPAPVTLEEQGQQMVDVETDLFLGLPGTGRS; encoded by the exons ATGAAGAACACAATTGAACGTTATAAGACAGTCACAAAGGATAATATGAGCAGACAGACGGTACAGCAAGATATGGAG AAAATAAAAGCTGATGCTGAGGGCTTGTCAAAGAAGCTTGATGCTCTTGAAGCTTGCAAAAG CAAACTTTTGGGTCAAAATTTGGAAGAATGCTCTATTGAAGAACTGCAAAGCTTAGAGGTCAAAATTGAAAAAAGCCTTCTAGGCATCAGGGCAatgaag ACTCGGCGGTTTGAAGAGCAGCTCTCTACGTTGAGGCAGAAG GAGATGACGTTGCGGCAGCACAATGAAGAACTATATAGCCAG TGCCAGAAGGAACAACACCTTGCGTCGGAGGCGGCGGCGCCCCCTGCTCCGGCGACCTTggcggcgctccctgctccagtgaCCCTGGAGGAGCAGGGCCAGCAGATGGTGGATGTGGAGACGGATCTATTTCTTGGACTGCCCGGCACCGGCCGCTCCTGA
- the LOC119292041 gene encoding MADS-box transcription factor 50-like isoform X2 — protein MSRQTVQQDMEKIKADAEGLSKKLDALEACKSKLLGQNLEECSIEELQSLEVKIEKSLLGIRAMKTRRFEEQLSTLRQKEMTLRQHNEELYSQCQKEQHLASEAAAPPAPATLAALPAPVTLEEQGQQMVDVETDLFLGLPGTGRS, from the exons ATGAGCAGACAGACGGTACAGCAAGATATGGAG AAAATAAAAGCTGATGCTGAGGGCTTGTCAAAGAAGCTTGATGCTCTTGAAGCTTGCAAAAG CAAACTTTTGGGTCAAAATTTGGAAGAATGCTCTATTGAAGAACTGCAAAGCTTAGAGGTCAAAATTGAAAAAAGCCTTCTAGGCATCAGGGCAatgaag ACTCGGCGGTTTGAAGAGCAGCTCTCTACGTTGAGGCAGAAG GAGATGACGTTGCGGCAGCACAATGAAGAACTATATAGCCAG TGCCAGAAGGAACAGCACCTTGCGTCGGAGGCGGCGGCGCCCCCTGCTCCGGCGACCTTggcggcgctccctgctccagtgaCCCTGGAGGAGCAGGGCCAGCAGATGGTGGATGTGGAGACGGATCTATTTCTTGGACTGCCCGGCACCGGCCGCTCCTGA